Proteins from one Roseofilum reptotaenium CS-1145 genomic window:
- a CDS encoding BamA/TamA family outer membrane protein has protein sequence KLAFTLFSEMQENAITEDKTLAFTSLPQPQPLAENSEKLAFTPFSEMQENAITQEQTLAFTSLPQPQQLGENSEKLAFTPFLGIKEVETAPATPVFLNAQLSQNDSSPSEPRVLVAEIVVSGVDGDLRNRVFDVISTQAGRTTTRTRLQEDIDAIFATGFFSNVRATPEDTPLGVRVTFEVTPNPILRQVNINANPGTDIPSVVPQEVIDEIFGDQYGNILNLRRFQVSIQDLNTWYQENGYILAQVVDAPDVSDEGTVTLMIPEGVIEGIDIVYLNRDGQDTEEDGTPVKGRTREFIVTRQLSLQPGDIFNRDTIQGDLQRVFGLGIFQDVNVTLNPGTDPTKVVVVLNVQEQNTGSIAAGGGISSASGLFGSLSYQETNFGGNNQTLRTEVQLGTRDFLFDVSFSDPWIGGDPKRTSYTTNGFRRRSISLVYDGDEDPIRLDNGDRPRVLRTGAGIRFSRPLGENPLKPDWLASLGIQYQRVSIRDADNELTARDEDGQRLAFHNTGIDDLFMLQFGMVSDRRNNPAQPTTGSVTRFSIEQSIPVTSVVMSRLRGSYTFFVPVKFTDFTEGPQALAFQIEGGATFGDLPPYEAFILGGLESVRGFAEGDVGSGRYFLEGTVEYRFPVSRLLGGVLFLDGATNLGSGNAVIGNPSGRRGLPGSGASAGIGVRVNTPLGPIRIDYGFNTDGGSRVHFGIGEKF, from the coding sequence AAAAGCTTGCTTTTACCCTATTTTCCGAGATGCAGGAAAATGCGATAACTGAGGACAAGACGCTAGCATTTACCTCACTTCCCCAACCGCAACCGTTAGCGGAAAATTCAGAAAAGCTTGCTTTTACCCCATTTTCCGAGATGCAGGAAAATGCGATAACTCAGGAGCAAACGTTAGCCTTTACCTCGCTCCCCCAACCGCAACAGCTAGGGGAAAATTCAGAGAAGTTGGCTTTTACTCCTTTCTTAGGAATAAAAGAAGTAGAAACGGCTCCGGCAACCCCAGTTTTCCTAAACGCTCAACTGAGTCAAAACGATTCATCGCCATCAGAACCCAGAGTATTAGTAGCAGAAATTGTTGTCAGTGGAGTCGATGGAGACTTAAGAAATCGGGTATTTGATGTGATTAGTACCCAAGCCGGGCGGACGACAACTCGGACTCGACTGCAAGAAGATATTGATGCAATTTTCGCCACGGGATTCTTTTCTAATGTGCGAGCAACGCCAGAAGATACCCCATTAGGTGTGCGTGTCACATTTGAGGTAACACCTAACCCAATTTTACGACAAGTTAATATTAATGCCAATCCAGGAACAGATATTCCTTCCGTTGTTCCCCAAGAAGTAATTGACGAAATTTTTGGCGATCAATATGGCAACATTCTTAATCTGCGCCGCTTTCAAGTCAGTATTCAAGATTTGAATACTTGGTATCAAGAGAATGGGTATATTTTAGCTCAGGTGGTGGATGCGCCAGATGTGAGTGATGAGGGTACGGTTACCCTGATGATTCCCGAAGGGGTGATTGAAGGTATTGATATTGTTTATCTGAATCGAGATGGACAGGATACAGAAGAAGATGGAACCCCTGTTAAGGGGAGAACGCGGGAGTTTATTGTTACTCGACAGCTCAGTTTGCAACCGGGGGATATTTTTAATCGCGATACGATTCAAGGGGATTTACAGCGAGTGTTTGGCTTGGGAATTTTCCAGGATGTAAATGTGACGTTAAATCCAGGGACTGACCCCACAAAAGTGGTAGTAGTACTGAATGTACAGGAACAGAATACGGGTTCGATCGCCGCTGGAGGCGGTATTAGTTCTGCCAGTGGATTATTCGGTTCATTAAGTTATCAAGAAACGAACTTCGGCGGCAATAACCAGACCCTGCGTACAGAAGTGCAGCTTGGAACTCGTGATTTTCTCTTTGATGTCAGCTTCAGCGATCCGTGGATTGGTGGAGATCCTAAACGCACATCTTATACTACGAACGGATTTAGACGGCGTTCAATCTCCCTGGTTTACGATGGTGATGAAGACCCCATTCGCTTAGATAATGGCGATCGCCCCCGCGTGCTGCGTACGGGCGCAGGGATTCGCTTTTCGCGTCCCTTGGGAGAAAATCCCTTAAAACCCGATTGGTTAGCCTCCCTAGGTATACAATACCAGCGAGTTTCGATCCGCGATGCCGATAACGAACTGACGGCTAGAGACGAAGATGGGCAGCGTCTAGCCTTCCATAATACCGGTATTGACGACCTATTCATGCTCCAGTTTGGTATGGTTAGCGATCGCCGCAACAACCCAGCTCAACCCACCACCGGCTCAGTCACCCGTTTTAGTATCGAGCAGTCTATCCCCGTCACAAGCGTCGTCATGAGTCGTCTGCGGGGAAGTTACACCTTCTTTGTCCCAGTCAAATTTACAGATTTCACGGAAGGCCCCCAAGCCCTCGCCTTTCAAATTGAAGGCGGTGCAACCTTTGGAGACCTCCCCCCCTATGAAGCCTTCATTCTGGGCGGTCTAGAGTCTGTCAGAGGCTTTGCAGAAGGGGATGTGGGCAGTGGTCGATACTTCCTCGAAGGAACCGTAGAATATCGCTTCCCTGTAAGCCGACTGTTGGGAGGAGTATTATTTTTGGATGGAGCCACGAATCTCGGATCGGGTAATGCGGTGATTGGTAATCCCTCTGGACGGCGTGGATTGCCCGGTTCAGGAGCATCCGCAGGGATTGGTGTGCGGGTGAATACCCCCCTAGGCCCCATCCGTATTGATTATGGATTTAATACCGATGGCGGGAGTCGAGTCCACTTTGGGATCGGAGAGAAATTTTAA
- the lpxC gene encoding UDP-3-O-acyl-N-acetylglucosamine deacetylase translates to MAIATSLNQPFTQSGVGLHSGLETQVNVLPAEPGSGRYFVRVDLRDQPTIPASIETVKSTVLSTELAIEETSVRTVEHLLASLLALGITDARIEINGPEVPLLDGSAAPWVEAISGHQPALPVQFPVSEVTLTEPIWIADKDAFVAAIPAPQLRFTYGIEFDLAAIGQQWHSWQPDRESFSTTVAPARTFGLAHQIETLRAQGLIKGGSLDNALVCGPEGWLNPPLRFANEPARHKLLDLVGDLSLLGVPPVAHYLAFKASHHLHVQLARKIAQLI, encoded by the coding sequence ATGGCGATCGCAACTTCCCTAAACCAACCCTTTACCCAATCGGGTGTCGGTTTGCATAGCGGACTGGAAACCCAAGTCAACGTACTGCCCGCAGAACCCGGAAGCGGACGCTATTTTGTGCGCGTCGATCTGCGAGATCAACCCACAATTCCCGCCAGTATCGAAACCGTCAAATCCACCGTACTATCTACGGAACTAGCGATTGAGGAGACCAGCGTACGAACCGTAGAACACCTGCTCGCCTCCCTCCTCGCCCTCGGAATCACAGATGCCAGAATCGAGATCAATGGCCCTGAAGTGCCCCTACTCGACGGTTCAGCCGCCCCTTGGGTTGAGGCCATTAGCGGTCATCAGCCGGCCCTTCCCGTCCAATTTCCAGTATCAGAAGTAACCTTAACTGAACCCATTTGGATCGCCGATAAAGATGCCTTTGTTGCCGCCATTCCTGCGCCCCAACTGCGCTTTACCTATGGCATTGAATTCGACTTAGCGGCGATCGGTCAACAATGGCACAGTTGGCAACCCGATCGCGAATCCTTTAGCACCACCGTTGCTCCCGCTCGCACCTTTGGACTGGCTCACCAAATTGAAACCTTACGGGCGCAGGGGTTAATCAAAGGTGGTAGTCTGGATAATGCCCTCGTTTGCGGCCCTGAAGGTTGGCTCAATCCTCCCTTGCGATTTGCCAATGAACCTGCCCGCCATAAACTCTTAGACCTGGTGGGAGACCTGAGTTTATTGGGAGTTCCTCCTGTGGCTCACTATCTGGCATTTAAGGCCAGCCATCACCTTCATGTGCAACTGGCGAGGAAAATTGCCCAACTGATCTAA
- the fabZ gene encoding 3-hydroxyacyl-ACP dehydratase FabZ, protein MSTETETSPETPALDPTNIVFSVEEIQKIIPHRYPFALVDRIIAYEPGKSAVGLKNITFNEPQFQGHFPGRPIMPGVLMVEAMAQVGGIVVVQMDNFPSGLFAFAGIDKVKFRRPVVPGDQLIITAEITKAMPKRGFVMMKGTIEVNGQEVNGKPIVEGELKFAILSEE, encoded by the coding sequence ATGTCCACAGAAACTGAGACTAGCCCAGAAACCCCTGCTCTTGATCCAACCAACATCGTTTTCAGTGTCGAAGAGATTCAGAAAATTATTCCCCATCGTTATCCCTTTGCTCTGGTAGACCGGATTATTGCCTATGAGCCAGGCAAATCAGCAGTAGGACTAAAAAACATCACGTTCAATGAACCCCAGTTTCAAGGGCATTTTCCGGGTCGTCCCATTATGCCAGGTGTACTAATGGTTGAAGCCATGGCTCAAGTGGGAGGCATTGTAGTCGTGCAAATGGACAACTTTCCCAGCGGATTATTTGCCTTTGCAGGTATCGATAAGGTTAAATTTCGCCGGCCTGTAGTGCCTGGAGATCAGTTAATTATTACCGCAGAAATTACCAAAGCTATGCCAAAACGCGGTTTTGTGATGATGAAAGGGACAATAGAAGTTAATGGTCAAGAAGTCAATGGTAAACCAATTGTAGAA